The DNA sequence GCCTTTAGAGTGATAGTAGAGATTCATGGCAATTGAGGCATGGTTGATCAAATTATTAGGTATGAAGCAAGGGCATCCCTTCTGCAGAATTCTGCAGTCTACTTGAGAGCAAGCATAGTTGATATTCGCTATAAGAATGCTCTCTTCCGACGACGGTTTTGCAATGCACCATGttttctggaaaaaaaaaataactaacgaTATATTATTGACTTTCAGTGACCTAAAAAGACAAGGGTGTTAAATTTGAAACGTATTGGATGTGGTGGCATTATTATTGCAACCGTTTCTAAAGTCGtgtgaaaattacaaaaattagtgAAAGTTCGTGTATTAACCGACAACTCACCTGTGTATCATTGCTATGTACGACGGAACTTGCATATGAATGCGGAGTGGCTGGCaatgaaaatcaaacataaCATATAGATAAAGTTAGAACAAGAATTTAGTAATAAAGCTAAGAGTATACATATATACCATAAATTTATTGCAATTAAGTAGTTATAACATGAATGAAATATGTATACCTGAACTCAAGAAAAGTAACACAACAAGTAAAAGAGCACCCATTCTTGAtttatctctctcttgatGATGGATTTTTGGTTAGTAGGAAtgtgtatacatatatataagaatTATTGTGTTGTGACAGTATTTGAAAGAGAGGAAAAGGGACATAAGCAACGGCTaattggaattattttttgttaagaGGAGAAAATGCAGTCTCTATATTGACTTTtgctatgtttttttttgtattgttATTTGTCCACTAAATATCTACAACGTTACAAATTCAAGTGTTGAATTGGTAGTCACCTACTAATGATTGATAAGACAAATATTGTCAAACAAATACGCTCCAGTGTATTTAAATGTAATATAGAGTAAATCCaatgtaaatttaataaattctaattataaaattggtGAATCCTAATAAGATTTAAAGTGATATTTACCCTTACAGTGTataaaatccttatttaatgcAAATAATAGAAAAGGTAATGTTATCaaactaaattcataaatatttcattcattagATGAAAGCAAAATAAGGTAAATGAAGCCCCATATTAGTCATAAAATGACATTAGTTTCTTCTACCTAAGTTGTAAATTAAATGACTAAGCCCTACAACTGATGAGATGCTGTGCACAAATTTTGCAGTCTATACACACATAGTAACAACGAACGAGGGGCAAAATCAGAATTTCACTGCCTTCGCCATCGCGACGCCTCTACTCGGTTCTCATCACTCTGCAGCATTTCAACACACAGTGGATTACCAACTGTTAACTCATCCATACAAAACTCAGACACTGTATTTACGCAGAAAAGTCGAGACCGTACCTTCCCAATTGCGAGAGCTTAGGTTCTTGGAGCAGCAGGTCGTGTAGCGTTGCTTCCTTGGACGGAAAACTGCAGTAGACAAGAAAGCAACACGTTTAATTGTCGTCTCAAAACTTGTTCAACGAATAGGCACAAATATGAAAAGCTTAACACGTTCTTGGATAACGTGTGTATATAAGAATTTTCCGAGTTCGGTTTTACTACTAAAACACGAAGCTAGCTGACGTTATTGTTGAGAATGGAGTCTGGAAGGAAGTTATATTTAGGCCCAACACAATTCCTATTGTGGATGCGATCAAGATTAGTTTTTCTGCCTATATTATATCTCCTCTCTCGTTGTAAATTGTATctgaaaattatatattgaaatccCTGTTCGGCATCGCCCTCACACGTAGATACCTTGGTAAAgaatttatatgtttatgtttgtgaTTATTTGTGCTTTTCTCCTAACAAATGAACTTGGGAAAAAAAACCAACCTGTGAATGAAATCGAAAGATAGAAGCCGGTGGCGAATGGTGTAGTCGCTTTCAACATAAGTCACGACGAGGTTGCCAGCATCAGGGTGAGGCCAGCTCCTTGATGTTGGGAATCGCAGTAGAAATGTTCCGGGATCTTGAAGGCCTCCCGGGCCTTGAAGTGCAGATTCCGCTTCTTCTTTGGTGATGAACCCTTCGATCCATAGAGGTGACATTGAATCCCACATTGCGTTAACAGCGCTTTGCGACAAGGTAAATGCTACTGGGAATAGCCATGACCACATTCTCTCAAAATCTTCTTGCATAACGACATCCCGGCAGCCAGCTATTCTCCTCAAACACTCGAGGTCCTGTGAATATGGCATTAGATGTCACAAATCACGTCAAGtccaaaaaaaagtttagcacgagagagagagagagagaggaacgAGACCTGATCCATTAAAGGACGAGTAGAGCAAGCAATCTTCATGAATTGTTCGTTAATGCTGAAAACGAGATTCTCCCATAGAACGTGGTTGTTGTTCGCGGATACTGAAGTCCAAGCTTGAATTCCCTCCTCCACCAATCTCTTCGTCATTTTTATTTGACGCCTGAAACATACAAGAATCCACTTACCAGATCACATATGAAATTCGATGaataaatccaacaaaatGAATGATTGGATGTAGACGCGCGTGTGTGTGAGCAAGCAAACGAGAGATAGAGGCAGAGTATTATTACCTGTGATGCGAACATCCGGAAAAAAGGGAAACATGCTTCGCAAAATCGGCTAGTTGCTCTTCCGTAGCAGAAATAGCAACTTCCTTGAGAAGATGGTATTTCTCTGCTGGACCTCCGAGGCAGTATTTGAAAATGATCAAATCTGAAATCGGACTCGAAACACTGAGCATGCTTCTTGGGTCAGAATTTGTTGCTTCACTATTATCGGAAGGACATGAGTTGTTCTCTGTTCCACAACGGTCTTTGGTTTTCCTCTTCACACTCGTTTCATGTGTATTATCCTAATTccgaaaattcattaaatcttAGTGCAGAACCACTACGAAGAATAAAGGAACGACAAAGGACAAGAAATCAACGTATGGTAGATGTAGTCACCGATAACCACAGACACATACGGAGTAAACTGGCATTAAAAGACTACCTGATTAGCAGTCCAAGCACGAGAGTGGTGAGCTTTGTTGGCTTGCCTAGCTTCTTCTTTGAACATCACGAACGGCACATCTTGTCCTAATTTGATCCGCTTTGATGAAGGACTTGGTTTGGCTTCACGAACAGTATTGGTGATAAGTTGCATCGATCCATCATCAGGACTAGACGATTCGCACACATTCCCATAGTAACTTCTGCTGGACGACTTTCTCAATGTAACCGAAGCTGTTTTTGTACCCTTACTGCGTGAGACACAACGGAAAGGAAGAGATAGCGTCTCAAGAAAAGGGTGTTTTCCCAATCTTGGAACGTCAAACATTATCTGGAACAGCCTGTTGTCACACTTTGAAGAAAGCTGAAGTGCAAAATTCGAAGAACTCAGTATCCACAGATGCAGTCAAACAGATGGTACTTGAAGGTTTCGACAAATTTCTGTGCTCATAAACACCTAACACTGCATtgaaaaagaggaaaagaaGCCAACTCAAAGCATACCTGCGATATCTTGAGCTTAAAAGAAGCACGCCCGTTGATGAGTTTGCATGGTCTATCATGAGAAGCATATTCGATACCGTCACAGTTCACAAAAACGGGAGGTTCTGCATCATTAGTGTTTTCAACAGGGACGCCATTGTCGGCATAGAGAAGTGAAGCAACAACCTCAAATTCTTTGTTCACAGGACCACCAAACGCGTCCAATAACACAACGTCCAGAGAAAATATCCTGCGGCAGGATGCctgttttttgtattttttcacGAAAGATGACAGATTACACGAGTTAGAAATAGAATTGGAAGTATAGACGATAATGCACGGATTCAGTAAGTAATTCCCTATGATCGTTTTTACCTTGCCCCCAACAATGCTCCACACACCGTCACTGTCTTCTTCAATCTCCAATGCAGTTGAATTGTCAATTGCCAGTTGTAACGGAGGATCCTGGGCATCATTAGGGGGAAACAGTTTTAGAACAACGGAGTACTCAtactaagaaaataattaaaacaaaccTGGACATAGTGGCTTTTGATAGACGTTTCTCGGAACAGGACATCAAGCCCATGAACATAACCATGTAATATATCTTCATTTTCGTCGGGGCATGCCAAGCATATCCTTTTCAAACCCTCTTCATACAAGTCCTTGTCAAATGAGCAAGTTAAATGATTTTCACCGACAATTTCTCCATCTACGTGAAGCCTCATGAAATCCCTCGAAACCTGACATTAAATTCTCACGCTATCAAGTTCACCTCAAGAAATCAAGTCGCGGTAGCTAGTGTAATAAAGGAAACATAACGTTGGAAAGCATAACACCGATAGCAAACCAAATACCTCACATCCAATATGAACCCATTTCTTCATAGGGAACTCGATCCCAGTAGAGACACACGGAACTTCAGTCAAGGGAATAGGTTTATCAGGGTTTGGAGCCTCTTTGTACATATACAGGAACGGGAAGagcttcattttcttattgtCGTCCAAGTACAAGAAAGGCAGATCAGGAGTGACATCAGGGTGCTTCTGCATAATGTAAAGATGATCAAATGAACCACGTCTTTCGATCTTAACAAGGCATGATTCTCAATTCCAATAGTGAAGTTCAGCTCATATAAGCTTGCAAAGATCGTAGAAAATAAAGGATTGGATCACTTCAGTGTCACGTTATTCATTAGCACTAAATTTGCACCTTAAAGAGAAACGAGATGAAAGACCATGCCGTCACTTTCTCTAGACATAAACGTACAATATCTTCAAAAACATTGATCAAATACAACAACAACatgagtataatttaaaacacCATGTCACCCTCAAAAATCGATCTATCATCATACCACAATCACTTTGAAATACAATGTGACAACGAGTGAGCATCAACATGCACAATCATCCCACAACGAGATGAAAGACCATTTTGTCACTTTCTTTATACATAAACACACAACCCCTCCAAAGGCATTGAGCAAATACAGCAACAAAACTCAAGCACCGAGTCATCCTAAAAAAATCGATCTACAATCACAACGCAATCACTTCAGAATACAATGTGACAACGAGTGAGCAACAACATGTATAATCAATCATCCCACAACAAccttctttttgaaaaaccCAAGTATCCAAACACCCACATTTACTCAAAACACACAAATCAGCACAAGGGAACAGCACAAACACAAGAATTTCCCAAAATGCACAAGAAAAAAGGCATAAAAGGAACACAACCACCTCAAAGATTCAAACTTTCTCAACTAAGCGACGAACCCTACATTTCTCAGAGCCCATTTCTCAAACAAAAGGAAGGCCGAGTAAGAAAATGACCTGAACCAGAACTGAAAAAGGCAACGAGACACAATCATCAATGTAAATCCAGAAACAAAGCGCGAAGCACCCATCTCCCTCCTCCCAATCGTCGCCTCTTCCCAATTCCACTTTGAGATTCCTCAAGGGAACATAATCTTCACTGAAATCACTCATCCTCCCCCAAATTTTCTTCGATCAACGCTTTTGCAGAAACCCTTTCTAAAAATCGGCGGTTTCTGCTTGTTTTCACCGCTATTGGAGCTTTGGTCCCTTTTTTGGCAGAATTTGAAGAATCTTTGGTTGAATTTATAGTCCCTTTTATTTTCGGTTTGTTTTTGTGGGGAAGTTGAGAGTGGAGTTGTTGCGACGGCTGTTAATTGACGGTTGGTAGAGTCTTCGGCAGTTCTGCTTCTGGTCTTTTTCCGCGCTTCTCAATTTTGGGGTGTGTTTGCATGTTTCGATCAAGGTTATGTAAATGAAGAGATAATATTTCCTATCGAACAATATTTATTCAGCTTCCAAACACTCCTCTACAATGAGAATGTTTTCAATGATTTATtagcttttcttttttttggcgAGGAGCGTTCGATTGCTCAAAATTAACTTGTTTCGAGACCGACAGATATTGTATAAACCAAAATAACTCAGGTATTAGTTTATCATATGAAGAGACCAAGACTCATAAAATAGGACTAATATTACATAATTTTGACACCGGACATTATTAACCTAGCTGGGCCGTTATCGTAAGTTTCAATCTTATCTAATCAATCAAACCAAACACAACCATATCAAGAGTTTGCCCCATGATCGGATTTGATTataatttggaaatttgtTCAAACCAAACACCACCATAGAAGATCatgtttcaattaaaattgtataaatacCGAGACAACATCTATTCATCTGAACAACATTTCATAAGACGCGTGTGCAACACTCCATAACATCGAGACAGTATTACAACATATTGGTAGTCTTGTCTTTAGCTAGGATACTATTTGTCTAGCTGAACAATATTCATAAGTCtcgattttatttaattgattcaaatCAATCCAAACCAAAATTACTCGAGATGAATTCGACACATGGTGAGGCCAAGACTCATACAGTAAGACCGGTTCCATGCGACACTATTTCAAGATTTAACACCCACCGATATTTACCTAACCGAACATTATTCTTTATTCGatcaaaccgaacaccaccttaGTCTCGTGATCGGTTTAGATTAAAATTCAGGAGTGGTATCATATAAGTATACAGCCCATCCAACAACATTACACTTTATTCCCTCCGATCAGATCCAAAATAATATACACATGTAACATGTTACAACACAAACAGCTCTCTCACAGCAAATCTGAGgcaattttttatgaatataaatacTAATTATTGCTGACTTTGTTTCTTCTGAAAAAGCCAAAATCT is a window from the Salvia hispanica cultivar TCC Black 2014 chromosome 1, UniMelb_Shisp_WGS_1.0, whole genome shotgun sequence genome containing:
- the LOC125202786 gene encoding glucan endo-1,3-beta-D-glucosidase, whose translation is MGALLLVVLLFLSSATPHSYASSVVHSNDTQKTWCIAKPSSEESILIANINYACSQVDCRILQKGCPCFIPNNLINHASIAMNLYYHSKGSNHWNCYFGNSGLLVVTNLSYGSCIYE
- the LOC125221683 gene encoding SH2 domain-containing protein B-like, with translation MSDFSEDYVPLRNLKVELGRGDDWEEGDGCFALCFWIYIDDCVSLPFSVLVQKHPDVTPDLPFLYLDDNKKMKLFPFLYMYKEAPNPDKPIPLTEVPCVSTGIEFPMKKWVHIGCEVSRDFMRLHVDGEIVGENHLTCSFDKDLYEEGLKRICLACPDENEDILHGYVHGLDVLFRETSIKSHYVQDPPLQLAIDNSTALEIEEDSDGVWSIVGGKASCRRIFSLDVVLLDAFGGPVNKEFEVVASLLYADNGVPVENTNDAEPPVFVNCDGIEYASHDRPCKLINGRASFKLKISQLSSKCDNRLFQIMFDVPRLGKHPFLETLSLPFRCVSRSKGTKTASVTLRKSSSRSYYGNVCESSSPDDGSMQLITNTVREAKPSPSSKRIKLGQDVPFVMFKEEARQANKAHHSRAWTANQDNTHETSVKRKTKDRCGTENNSCPSDNSEATNSDPRSMLSVSSPISDLIIFKYCLGGPAEKYHLLKEVAISATEEQLADFAKHVSLFSGCSHHRRQIKMTKRLVEEGIQAWTSVSANNNHVLWENLVFSINEQFMKIACSTRPLMDQDLECLRRIAGCRDVVMQEDFERMWSWLFPVAFTLSQSAVNAMWDSMSPLWIEGFITKEEAESALQGPGGLQDPGTFLLRFPTSRSWPHPDAGNLVVTYVESDYTIRHRLLSFDFIHSFPSKEATLHDLLLQEPKLSQLGRVMRTE